A genome region from Desulfovibrio sp. TomC includes the following:
- a CDS encoding DUF3987 domain-containing protein has translation MIDLNAYAAERSGRHPPEGGPGQASNFCDPVVIAAALREAAAEEVRPGEEPGQAAEVARLPPPPAVPIHVFPAPIQDSLTAAAEAFRVPLEVPTCAVLAMAAACIGRARGVIIKAGWVEHANLYLALVAKSGLGKSPCTRAFLGAIYRAEKGWNAEWSENQDRWQEEMDAWQDAKRKHRRGEGDDPGPKPDQPRRRQLVLDDATIESITDALTENPRGLLWCRDELAGLLMDMDKYAGKDGATKTRLMSAYDSGSWKVSRTNKARIGFIEHATLSIFGTVQPKTLAGIFCGHDAASGFLPRFLFIRAVQDKPATWTDATFDGRDRERIDSLAASLLALDFGDDGKPVIIGVDGAAKRLYRAWHDRLAMEAWMGPDDDSDSLLSKLRGQCLRLALILHEMHAAILERDDRAPVEEETMAGAIALSDWLREHQGHAWKLIGSAGQVVESAPLDVRVATAIVSLEGEIQGGRLPTAKVAEKVNAGLDPSLLVDVRAVGKACSRLGLTMVKTNGPRMIEVFPHVLTRMRVIGNATNATNATNP, from the coding sequence ATGATCGACCTCAACGCCTATGCGGCCGAACGCTCCGGCCGCCATCCTCCTGAGGGTGGACCCGGACAGGCGTCCAACTTTTGCGACCCTGTCGTCATCGCCGCCGCGCTCCGTGAAGCGGCGGCTGAGGAAGTCAGGCCGGGGGAGGAACCGGGCCAGGCGGCCGAGGTCGCCAGACTGCCGCCACCTCCTGCCGTGCCGATTCATGTATTTCCAGCCCCCATTCAGGATTCTCTCACGGCAGCGGCCGAAGCCTTCCGTGTTCCGTTGGAAGTTCCTACCTGCGCCGTCCTGGCCATGGCCGCTGCTTGTATCGGCCGGGCTCGAGGCGTCATCATCAAGGCCGGCTGGGTAGAACACGCCAACCTGTACCTTGCTCTGGTAGCAAAAAGCGGGCTGGGCAAGTCGCCATGTACCCGGGCTTTCCTTGGGGCCATCTACAGGGCGGAAAAAGGTTGGAACGCGGAATGGAGCGAGAACCAGGACCGTTGGCAAGAAGAAATGGATGCTTGGCAGGATGCCAAGCGGAAGCACCGTCGCGGAGAAGGAGACGATCCCGGTCCCAAGCCCGATCAGCCTCGGCGGCGGCAACTGGTCCTTGATGACGCCACCATAGAATCCATCACCGACGCCCTGACCGAAAATCCCCGCGGGCTGCTCTGGTGCCGGGATGAACTGGCCGGGTTGCTGATGGACATGGACAAGTACGCCGGCAAAGACGGGGCCACAAAAACCCGCCTCATGAGCGCCTACGACTCCGGGTCCTGGAAAGTGTCGCGCACGAATAAGGCCCGGATCGGGTTCATTGAACACGCAACCTTGTCTATCTTCGGCACCGTCCAGCCTAAGACTTTGGCCGGGATCTTCTGCGGACACGACGCGGCATCCGGTTTCCTTCCCCGGTTCCTTTTCATTCGAGCCGTGCAGGATAAGCCGGCCACGTGGACGGACGCGACATTCGACGGCCGCGACCGGGAACGTATCGACAGCCTTGCCGCGTCCCTCCTTGCCCTGGACTTCGGAGACGATGGGAAGCCGGTCATTATTGGCGTGGATGGCGCGGCGAAGCGGCTTTATCGGGCATGGCATGACCGTCTTGCCATGGAAGCGTGGATGGGCCCCGATGACGATTCCGATTCCCTCCTGTCCAAGCTGCGCGGCCAATGTTTGCGCCTGGCTTTGATCCTCCACGAAATGCACGCGGCAATCCTTGAGCGCGATGATCGAGCGCCGGTTGAGGAAGAAACCATGGCCGGGGCCATCGCGCTTTCGGATTGGCTGCGGGAGCACCAGGGCCACGCCTGGAAGCTCATTGGGAGCGCCGGCCAAGTGGTGGAAAGCGCTCCTTTGGATGTCCGGGTAGCGACCGCCATCGTGTCCCTTGAGGGGGAGATACAAGGCGGCCGGCTGCCCACGGCCAAGGTGGCCGAGAAAGTCAACGCCGGCCTCGACCCCTCATTGCTGGTCGACGTGCGAGCCGTGGGCAAGGCTTGCTCTCGGCTCGGCCTAACCATGGTCAAGACGAACGGTCCTCGGATGATCGAGGTCTTCCCCCATGTGCTCACACGGATGCGCGTTATCGGAAACGCCACAAACGCCACAAACGCCACAAACCCATGA
- a CDS encoding primase-helicase zinc-binding domain-containing protein has product MPSGTLKHVAGTDGGEWAGPCPQCDGRDRFHAWPNKGQSGKFWCRACGWSGDGIQFLRDMDDLSYPEACRRFGATPRPGRRAMAPQQKAVWTPKPSVLPCPAWLATAAAFVDYAAGVMAASAEGQAYALGRGLTPETIRACRIGWNPATIYDPRESWGLPPELNPETGLPRKVWVARGLVVPTFHAGHVVALKVRRPDWREGDPLPKYAAVKRSSQGPMALAVAPGRPVAIVEGELDALLIHQAAGDLVAAMAMRTAEGRPDAEAHALLKDAPMILCALDADAAGRKGWLWWRANYPQARRCPPIMGKDPGEGMKAGLDLRTWIIVGLSLFEPRPNPETLHAPARRDELPAWAL; this is encoded by the coding sequence ATGCCTTCTGGAACCTTGAAGCACGTGGCCGGGACCGATGGCGGCGAATGGGCCGGCCCTTGTCCGCAATGCGACGGCCGCGACAGGTTTCACGCTTGGCCCAACAAGGGCCAGTCGGGGAAATTTTGGTGCAGGGCCTGCGGTTGGAGCGGCGACGGCATCCAGTTCCTTCGGGATATGGACGACCTGTCCTACCCGGAGGCCTGCCGGCGCTTCGGCGCGACGCCGCGTCCCGGCCGCCGGGCCATGGCTCCCCAGCAAAAGGCGGTCTGGACTCCCAAGCCTTCCGTTCTGCCGTGCCCGGCCTGGCTGGCCACGGCTGCCGCGTTCGTGGACTACGCCGCCGGCGTGATGGCCGCGTCTGCCGAGGGCCAGGCCTACGCCCTGGGGCGCGGGCTGACGCCGGAGACGATCCGAGCGTGCCGCATAGGTTGGAACCCGGCCACGATCTACGATCCCCGCGAATCCTGGGGGCTGCCGCCCGAGCTCAACCCGGAAACGGGCCTCCCTCGGAAGGTGTGGGTTGCTCGGGGCCTAGTCGTGCCGACCTTTCACGCCGGGCATGTGGTGGCCCTGAAGGTGCGCCGGCCGGATTGGCGCGAAGGGGACCCTTTGCCAAAGTACGCGGCGGTCAAGAGGAGTTCCCAAGGCCCCATGGCCCTGGCCGTGGCTCCAGGCCGCCCCGTGGCCATCGTCGAGGGAGAGCTTGACGCGCTTCTCATCCACCAGGCGGCCGGCGACCTGGTTGCGGCCATGGCCATGCGCACGGCCGAGGGCCGGCCCGATGCCGAGGCCCATGCGCTCCTCAAGGATGCTCCCATGATCCTGTGCGCCTTGGACGCCGACGCCGCCGGCCGCAAGGGCTGGTTGTGGTGGCGCGCCAATTATCCCCAGGCCAGGCGGTGCCCGCCGATCATGGGCAAGGATCCGGGCGAAGGCATGAAAGCCGGCCTGGACCTGCGAACCTGGATCATCGTCGGCCTTTCACTGTTCGAGCCGCGGCCCAACCCCGAAACTCTCCACGCACCTGCCCGGCGGGACGAACTCCCGGCCTGGGCTTTGTGA